A single window of Lepus europaeus isolate LE1 unplaced genomic scaffold, mLepTim1.pri SCAFFOLD_502, whole genome shotgun sequence DNA harbors:
- the GPR146 gene encoding probable G-protein coupled receptor 146, whose amino-acid sequence MWGCGPLNETGWSQEPLCHELRLGLAVLSLLYLAVGVPLGLAYNTLLVLVNLCHRSAMTMPDVYFVNMAVAGLLLTALAPAALLGPPSSRWALWSLGSEAQVTLLVLFHVASLVTMYSTALLCLDYYIERALPRTHMASVYNTRHVCGFVWGGALLTSISSLLFYICSHVAARIAECAQMQNTEAADAILVLIGFAVPALAVLYALALISRLRKEDTALDQDAGRLDPSVHRLLVATVCTQFGLWTPYYLMLLGRTVLASRGDPAAGHDAGLLHFAKDVAKFLAFSSGAVTPLLYRCLNRQFPCKLQRLMVKMHCGPRRCPADRPGVQQVMAHT is encoded by the coding sequence ATGTGGGGCTGCGGCCCCCTCAACGAGacggggtggagccaggagcccctgtgcCACGAGCTGCGCCTGGGGCTGGCGGTCCTGTCGCTGCTCTACCTGGCTGTGGGCGTCCCCCTGGGCCTGGCCTACAACACACTGCTGGTGCTGGTGAACCTGTGCCACAGGAGTGCCATGACCATGCCGGACGTGTACTTCGTGAACATGGCGGTGGCGGGGCTGCTGCTCACCGCCCTGGCCCCCGCCGCCCTCCTGGGGCCCCCCAGCTCCAGGTGGGCGCTCTGGAGCCTGGGCAGCGAGGCGCAGGTCACGCTGCTGGTGCTGTTCCACGTGGCCTCGCTGGTGACCATGTACTCCActgccctgctctgcctggaCTACTACATCGAGCGGGCGCTGCCACGCACCCACATGGCCAGCGTGTACAACACACGGCACGTGTGCGGCTTCGTCTGGGGCGGGGCCCTGCTCACCAGCATCTCCTCCCTGCTCTTCTACATCTGCAGCCACGTGGCCGCCCGCATCGCCGAGTGCGCCCAGATGCAGAACACGGAGGCCGCCGACGCCATCCTGGTGCTCATCGGGTtcgcggtgccggccctggctGTGCTGTACGCGCTGGCGCTCATCTCACGGCTCCGGAAGGAGGACACGGCGCTGGACCAGGACGCGGGCCGGCTGGACCCGTCGGTGCACAGGCTCCTGGTGGCCACCGTGTGCACGCAGTTCGGGCTCTGGACGCCCTACTACCTGATGCTGCTGGGGCGCACAGTGCTGGCCTCGCGAGGGGACCCCGCGGCTGGGCACGACGCCGGGCTGCTGCACTTCGCCAAGGACGTGGCCAAGTTCCTGGCCTTCTCGAGCGGCGCGGTGACACCGCTGCTGTACCGCTGCCTCAACAGGCAGTTCCCCTGCAAACTGCAGCGGCTGATGGTGAAGATGCACTGCGGGCCCCGGCGCTGCCCCGCGGACCGCCCCGGCgtccagcaggtgatggcgcacaCCTAG